A genomic region of Drosophila kikkawai strain 14028-0561.14 chromosome X, DkikHiC1v2, whole genome shotgun sequence contains the following coding sequences:
- the PIG-Q gene encoding uncharacterized protein PIG-Q: MSIKIYLPVNYFYLKKPINLYGQVIITEDNIVAYHIVESADLELSAGRATDHLSSNLRFLGSILNADFNADQNQYLQLDMRVCFTYVSSQPNISLVYIGIAPDYLKHIKLILYEQQTIRNWFVDCGGGGEEASNKLDVEYNDDCKDCDFLELFKLAQRPATGVERPKNSTKKSALRTLTLMVANSPMAIFRYIAENVFVNSIVVHTTIYKHFKEWQSTCDTRSRPINIALDRILGVISMIILFSLATQPGDFLIQISHVVIDQLYSLLKVLEGSPIGLKLNIHLNNFFLDCFKYHIELWSTFLDFIEPLVRQVFLAIGVFGCLGFTFQIALLADLISIIGIHSHCFYIYTRVLFNVEKKGLSVLWQVVRGNRYNILKGRIEAHNYMNRQLYLATIFFSTILFLLPTTLVYYIVFAALKALTLATLSIFEFFRRKMLSLPIEECIKWLIKGCNEIDSLQMMDVVLEEKAFLMHKHHRIEVSVYKIQT, encoded by the exons ATGAGCATTAAGATATATTTACCGGTTAATTACTTTTACCTTAAAAAGCCCATCAATTTATATGGCCAAGTAATAATAACAGAAGACAATATCGTTGCATATCACATTGTGGAATCTGCAGATTTGGAGTTGAGTGCCGGCAGAGCCACGGATCATCTATCCAGCAATTTGCGTTTCCTGGGCTCCATCCTTAATGCCGACTTCAATGCGGATCAAAATCAATACCTACAGCTCGATATGCGGGTCTGCTTCACATACGTCAGCAGTCAGCCCAATATATCGCTGGTCTATATAGGCATTGCTCCAGATTATTTAAAGCACATTAAACTAATCCTCTATGAACAACAAACCATACGAAATTGGTTCGTTGACTGTGGAGGCGGCGGCGAGGAGGCATCCAATAAACTCGATGTAGAATATAATGATGACTGCAAGGATTGTGATTTCCTGGAGCTCTTTAAGCTGGCCCAACGGCCGGCAACTGGAGTTGAAAGACCAAAGAACAGTACCAAAAAGAGTGCTCTACGTACGTTAACCCTTATGGTGGCCAATTCTCCAATGGctatatttagatatattgCCGAAAACGTATTTGTGAACAGCATAGTAGTGCATACGACTATATACAAGCATTTTAAAGAATGGCAGTCAACTTGTGATACACG ATCTCGTCCTATAAATATTGCTTTGGATAGAATACTGGGTGTTATTTCCATGATAATACTCTTTTCGCTTGCCACACAACCAGGAGATTTTCTTATACAGATATCACAC gTTGTTATTGATCAATTATACAGCCTGTTGAAGGTATTGGAGGGCAGTCCTATTGGTCTCAAGCTGAAtatacatttgaataatttcttCCTTGACTGCTTTAAATATCACATTGAGTTGTGGTCTACCTTTttgg ATTTCATCGAACCGTTGGTGCGACAAGTGTTCTTGGCCATAGGAGTATTTGGTTGCCTTGGCTTCACATTCCAGATAGCCCTCTTGGCGGACCTAATATCCATAATTGGAATACATTCGCATTGTTTCTACATTTACACAAGAGT GCTCTTCAATGTGGAAAAGAAGGGCTTGTCAGTGCTATGGCAAGTGGTGCGAGGAAATCGgtacaatattttaaaag GCCGCATCGAGGCTCATAACTATATGAATCGACAGCTATATCTTGCCACTATATTTTTCTCGactattttgtttttgcttccCACTACCTTGGTCTACTATATAGTTTTTGCTGCT CTTAAGGCACTCACACTTGCAACACTCAGTATATTCGAATTCTTTCGACGGAAAATGTTATCCCTGCCCATTGAAGAATGCATCAAGTGGTTGATAAAAGGATGCAACGAAATAG atagtCTTCAAATGATGGATGTTGTCTTGGAAGAAAAGGCTTTTCTAATGCATAAACATCATAGAATCGAAGTATCAGTATATAAGATTCAAAcctga